The proteins below are encoded in one region of Gemmatimonadota bacterium:
- a CDS encoding SusC/RagA family TonB-linked outer membrane protein, translating into MKPTIVSRIVFGSALALATFVAGTGSVAAQNGQVVGTVRDAATQRPIEVVQVYIPDSPYGTLTTAAGGYLLLGVPPGEYEVIAQSVGYRRASQTVTVTPGGSASLDFSLTKTAITLDEIVVTGAGVATERRKLGNTIATLDVSTVENAPVSDFSQLIAGREPGVVALPSSGYTGEGARIRIRGSSSLSQLNEPIIYVDGIRVDRSAVQNFNGQGNPSRLDDIPPESIERVEILKGAAAATLYGTEASNGVIQIFTKRGQVGAPRFTLAADLTGVSVPTNRILPVADFAESEADVGRIQERWGRTLGLFEPFEEDVIPDFLTTGLGQTYSGSVSGGSNAFQYFVSGRFAYEDGPYDVGVFEPAEGVAPETDTNRRASVTSNFTVIPNSKVRIGVSTLYSDMEHHTPDNSNNIYGVFSSALMMQLRLATPNNLYGAPAFATTRENAYQLNFVNSQHFAGSTNISYTPTDAFRLDGTFGLDFTSDDAVSFRPYGWNVDNYSGSTPLGSRNVQENRTREITADLKGSHVFSTDMIENTLLFGAQGFLRQSQSAGGEGDEFPGPGLETLSALANESSFESWLRVTQIGGYVQDQIGYNDWVFLTVGGRWDANSAFGSEFSTAFYPKASISVVPSQGLDWTNETISTFRVRAAVGRSGLQPGAFDKFTTFSPQPAETGAGVRPANLGNDALRPEVSTEFEVGTEMGLFNDRWSVDATWWTRTVSDALVARQFPVTGGFTSTQLDNIGEMEASGLELNLRGALLQGENLSLNVFANTAYLTEQIASLGGAPPLKTGGSYPRYRNYLIEGFSPGSFFGAKLADVDIPLNLFAPVGGECVIPTIDQALEYFSQARNPSEFKPLAVGNDASNATFDDPNGKVASHNCGQGLLESYLGKPSPDFAGSFGFNMPFAGRFELSTLVEYKLGHQVQDLSGQFRRSNSFIGRNTPRSAELSAIMQNPASSAQQRLDAAIAWVSEIESLSPMSGLNAVYDADWLNLREVSLTYRVPPAVVENLGLGTATVNLGARNLRLFMLGDYVGMDPEGNVLGRCNAGLNCNFLDSTEGWGIPIPRRFTLTTRITF; encoded by the coding sequence ATGAAGCCAACTATCGTGAGTAGAATCGTCTTCGGTTCCGCACTCGCACTCGCGACCTTTGTCGCGGGCACGGGATCGGTGGCGGCGCAAAACGGCCAGGTGGTCGGCACGGTGCGAGACGCCGCCACTCAACGTCCGATCGAGGTTGTCCAGGTCTACATCCCGGACAGCCCCTACGGGACGCTTACCACGGCCGCTGGAGGCTACCTCCTGCTCGGCGTCCCCCCTGGTGAATACGAGGTCATCGCCCAGAGCGTCGGTTACCGTCGGGCCAGCCAGACCGTGACCGTAACGCCGGGCGGGTCGGCCAGCCTGGACTTCTCGCTGACGAAGACCGCCATAACCTTGGACGAGATCGTCGTCACCGGAGCAGGGGTTGCCACCGAGAGACGCAAGCTCGGCAACACCATCGCCACTCTCGACGTCTCGACGGTCGAGAACGCGCCCGTCTCGGATTTCTCGCAACTGATCGCGGGACGCGAGCCGGGCGTGGTCGCCCTGCCTTCCTCCGGTTACACCGGCGAGGGCGCGCGCATCCGCATCCGCGGCTCCTCGTCGCTCTCGCAGCTCAACGAGCCCATCATCTACGTGGACGGCATCCGGGTGGACCGCTCCGCCGTGCAGAACTTCAACGGCCAGGGCAACCCGTCGCGTCTCGACGACATCCCGCCGGAGTCCATCGAGCGCGTCGAGATCCTCAAGGGAGCCGCCGCGGCGACTCTCTACGGAACAGAGGCCTCCAACGGCGTCATCCAGATCTTCACCAAGAGAGGACAGGTGGGTGCGCCGCGCTTCACCCTGGCAGCCGACCTCACCGGCGTCTCCGTACCGACCAACCGCATCCTGCCGGTCGCGGACTTCGCCGAGAGCGAGGCCGACGTAGGACGCATCCAGGAGCGCTGGGGTCGCACGCTGGGGCTCTTCGAGCCCTTCGAGGAGGACGTCATCCCCGACTTTCTCACCACCGGCTTGGGCCAGACCTACTCGGGTTCGGTTTCCGGCGGCTCCAACGCTTTCCAATACTTCGTGTCGGGTCGCTTCGCCTACGAGGACGGTCCCTACGACGTCGGCGTCTTCGAGCCCGCCGAGGGAGTCGCGCCCGAGACCGACACCAACCGTCGCGCCTCGGTGACCAGCAACTTCACGGTGATCCCGAACAGCAAGGTGCGCATCGGCGTCAGCACTCTCTACTCCGACATGGAGCACCACACGCCTGACAATTCGAACAACATCTACGGCGTCTTCTCGTCGGCGCTCATGATGCAACTTCGTCTGGCGACGCCCAACAACCTCTACGGAGCTCCGGCGTTCGCGACCACTAGGGAGAACGCCTACCAGCTCAACTTCGTGAACTCGCAGCACTTCGCCGGCTCCACGAACATCAGCTACACCCCCACCGACGCGTTCCGCCTCGACGGTACCTTCGGCCTCGACTTCACCTCGGACGACGCGGTGTCCTTCCGTCCCTACGGCTGGAACGTCGACAACTACTCCGGCTCGACCCCGCTCGGCTCACGCAACGTCCAGGAGAACAGAACCCGCGAGATCACCGCCGACCTGAAAGGCTCGCATGTCTTCAGCACCGACATGATCGAGAACACCCTTCTCTTCGGCGCCCAGGGCTTCCTGAGACAGTCGCAGTCGGCAGGCGGAGAAGGTGACGAGTTCCCCGGGCCGGGTCTCGAGACCCTCTCGGCTCTCGCCAACGAGAGCTCCTTCGAGAGCTGGCTGAGAGTAACTCAGATCGGCGGGTACGTCCAGGATCAGATCGGCTACAACGACTGGGTCTTCCTGACCGTCGGCGGCCGCTGGGACGCGAATTCGGCGTTCGGATCCGAGTTCAGCACCGCCTTCTACCCGAAGGCTTCGATCTCCGTCGTGCCCTCGCAAGGGCTCGACTGGACGAACGAGACGATCTCGACCTTCAGGGTCAGGGCCGCCGTCGGCCGCTCGGGCCTCCAGCCAGGGGCGTTCGACAAGTTCACCACGTTCTCGCCGCAGCCCGCCGAGACCGGAGCGGGCGTCCGCCCCGCCAACCTCGGCAACGACGCGCTCCGCCCCGAAGTATCGACCGAGTTCGAGGTCGGCACCGAGATGGGACTCTTCAACGACCGCTGGTCCGTCGACGCCACCTGGTGGACGCGGACGGTCTCGGACGCTCTGGTAGCTCGCCAGTTCCCGGTAACGGGCGGCTTCACCTCCACCCAGCTCGACAACATCGGCGAGATGGAGGCCTCGGGTCTCGAGCTCAACCTGCGCGGCGCACTCCTCCAAGGCGAGAACCTCTCCCTCAACGTCTTCGCCAACACGGCGTACCTGACCGAGCAGATCGCCTCCCTCGGCGGAGCGCCGCCTCTCAAGACGGGCGGAAGCTATCCCCGCTATCGCAACTACCTGATCGAGGGCTTCAGCCCCGGCTCTTTCTTCGGCGCCAAGCTGGCCGACGTGGACATTCCTCTGAACCTCTTCGCCCCGGTGGGCGGCGAGTGCGTGATCCCGACGATCGATCAGGCGCTGGAGTACTTCAGCCAGGCCAGGAACCCGAGCGAATTCAAGCCCCTGGCCGTCGGCAACGACGCGTCCAACGCGACCTTCGACGATCCCAACGGCAAGGTGGCGTCACACAACTGCGGCCAAGGGCTGCTCGAGAGCTACCTCGGCAAGCCGAGCCCGGACTTCGCCGGATCCTTCGGCTTCAACATGCCGTTCGCGGGCCGCTTCGAGCTCTCCACTCTCGTGGAGTACAAGCTCGGCCACCAGGTGCAGGATCTCTCCGGCCAGTTCCGCCGCTCCAATTCCTTCATCGGGCGCAACACGCCACGCTCCGCCGAGCTCTCGGCCATCATGCAGAATCCGGCCTCGTCGGCTCAGCAGAGGCTCGACGCCGCGATCGCCTGGGTCAGCGAGATCGAGTCGCTCTCTCCGATGAGCGGGCTCAACGCGGTGTACGACGCGGACTGGCTCAACCTGCGCGAGGTGTCCCTCACGTACCGGGTCCCGCCCGCAGTCGTCGAGAATCTCGGCCTCGGCACCGCCACCGTCAACCTCGGAGCGCGCAACCTGCGTCTCTTCATGCTCGGCGACTACGTCGGCATGGACCCCGAGGGCAATGTGCTCGGCAGGTGCAACGCCGGCCTCAACTGCAACTTCCTCGATTCGACGGAGGGCTGGGGGATCCCGATCCCGCGGCGCTTCACGCTCACCACCCGCATCACCTTCTAG